In Serinus canaria isolate serCan28SL12 chromosome 5, serCan2020, whole genome shotgun sequence, the following proteins share a genomic window:
- the NR1H3 gene encoding oxysterols receptor LXR-alpha: MGPTQLSTQDHGKRVASVFEMEEEGLALFSGSENPPDHAENPPLKRKKGPAPKMLGNEVCSVCGDKASGFHYNVLSCEGCKGFFRRSVIKGAQYACKNGGKCEMDMYMRRKCQECRLRKCQEAGMREQYVLSEEQIRLKKLKKQEDDQARTVVVRPSPPNPPSPSHKLTPEQLSMIKKLVAAQQQCNQRSFTDRLKVTPWPQIPDPNNREARQQRFAHFTELAIISVQEIVDFAKQLPGFLELTREDQIALLKTSTIEVMLLETSRRYNPEIESITFLKDLSYNRDDFAKAGLQFEFINPIFEFSKGMNELQLNDAEYALLIAINIFSADRPNVQDQSLVERLQHTYVEALHSYICINRPNDRLMFPRMLMKLVSLRTLSSVHSEQVFALRLQDKKLPPLLSEIWDVHE, from the exons ATGGGTCCCACTCAACTCAGCACACAGGATCATGGGAAGAGAGTGGCAAGTGTATTTGAAATGGAGGAGGAAGGTCTTGCACTCTTCTCTGGCTCAGAGAACCCCCCTGATCATGCAG AAAATCCCCCCTTGAAGCGGAAGAAGGGCCCAGCCCCTAAGATGCTGGGAAATGAAGTGTGCAGCGTGTGTGGGGACAAGGCCTCTGGCTTCCACTACAACGTGCTGAGCTGCGAAGGCTGCAAGGGCTTCTTCCGCCGCAGCGTCATCAAGGGCGCGCAGTACGCCTGCAAGAACGGCGGCAAGTGCGAGATGGACATGTACATGCGCCGCAAGTGCCAGGAGTGCCGGCTGCGCAAGTGCCAGGAGGCCGGCATGCGGGAGCAGT ATGTTCTGTCTGAAGAACAGATCCGactgaagaaactgaagaagCAGGAAGACGATCAGGCTCGGACAGTTGTGGTGCGTCCCAGCCCTCCAAATCCACCAAGCCCTTCCCACAAACTGACGCCGGAACAGCTGAGCATGATAAAAAAGCttgtggctgctcagcagcagtgcaACCAGCGCTCCTTCACAGACAGGCTCAAAGTGACG CCATGGCCCCAGATTCCTGATCCAAATAACCGTGAAGCAAGGCAGCAGCGTTTTGCTCACTTCACAGAACTTGCAATTATCTCTGTGCAAGAGATCGTGGACTTTGCCAAGCAATTACCTGGCTTCCTGGAGCTCACCAGGGAAGATCAGATCGCTTTACTGAAGACATCTACCATAGAG GTGATGTTGTTGGAGACATCTCGGCGCTACAATCCAGAGATTGAGAGCATCACCTTTCTTAAGGACCTGAGCTATAATCGGGATGACTTCGCCAAAGCAG gTCTGCAGTTTGAGTTCATTAACCCCATCTTTGAGTTCTCAAAGGGAATGAATGAGCTACAGCTTAATGATGCTGAATATGCACTTTTAATTGCCATCAATATTTTCTCTGCAG ACCGACCGAATGTGCAGGACCAGTCCCTggtggagaggctgcagcacaccTATGTGGAAGCACTTCATTCTTACATTTGCATCAACAGACCAAAT GACCGTTTGATGTTTCCACGGATGTTAATGAAGCTGGTCAGTCTTCGGACACTGAGCAGTGTCCACTCTGAACAGGTGTTTGCCCTTCGGCTGCAGGACAAGAAACTCCCGCCCCTGCTCTCAGAAATCTGGGATGTGCATGAGTGA